The Microcoleus sp. FACHB-672 sequence GCACTCTCAGGTAATGGTTCACGCCGATGGAGTCGTACAGTTGCCGATTAATGAACCGACTTCACCCAATTCCCAAATTCAAGAATTTCTGGACATTAATCGAGGTTCAGGAATCCAGCACATCGCCTTACGCACCGGCAATATTGTCCCTTTAGTCGAGCAGTTGCGCCACAAGGGTTTGCCATTTATCCAAGTTCCGCCAACTTACTACACCCAATTGCGATGCCGGCATAAAGTTCATCTGGCGGAAGCGGAATGGGAGGAAATTGAGCGCAGCCGAGTTTTAGTGGACTGGCATGAAGAGACACCCGACGCCCTGCTATTACAGATATTCACCCAGCCCATTTTTGGTCAACCCACGTTCTTTTTTGAGCTGATTGAGCGCCGGTTACACGCCAGAGGGTTTGGGGAAGGCAACTTTCGGGCCTTATTTGAAGCGATCGAACAAGAACAGCTCAAACGAAGCAGCCGAAATGAGAAATTCCTTCACCACACCCAACAGCAAAACTGAGCTAGAATTTATGCTTTTCAAATTGCTGAGATGCAAGTAGGGTGCTTGATAGTCGTGCACCCCACTTTTCTCGTTCGTTTTTGCCGGTTAAAACCACAGCTAGACAATCTAAACCCAGGGCTGGATACTTTGCTTGTCTAGCCGCATTAGGGTGGCGTTGCAAAGCAATATTTTATTCGCCCAAATGCTTAACTTGACACGAATGTATGGGAACCGCCCCCATATAAAGAAGTGAGCGGTGTTCAAAGCTAGCGCAAAAAGCTGCTGACTAACCAGAGGACGATAAACGTCACCAAGGTGATGAACTTCTCCTCTGTCAAACCAATTGCACCAATTTGCGAAAGCAGTCCCCCTAAGACCAAACCAAAAACCAAGCCGGTGATCGTCAGCAATACAGCGCGACCGAATCGGTTTTCCTTACGATTAAGAAAATAGAGCGTTGCCCCCACACCCAAAGCCAGAGCAAGTTGCAGTAAAGATGCACTGGCTGCTGCGGTGACGCTGAGGACACTCAACGCGGCAAACAACCCAGCCGGCCATAAAATATCTTTTCGGCTGGGCGTATCAATGAACTTTTGCAACCAAGCAGGACCCTGCTTCGCGGGTGCCGGCGCGGGCTTAGGTGGCGCTTGGGCTAATTTTTCTGGAAAACGAATGCCTTCCGGAACCTTGATTTTGCCTTCTTGACGCTGCCGCAACCGATCCATCAGGATGGCATCATAAGCCGCTTCAATCATTTCCACACGCTTACGATCCCCGCCGCACTGCTGTACCAGTTGATTGCGTGCTTCTTGGATTTCGTCAAACGTCGCGTTTTCTGTAACCCCTAGCGTTTCGTAGTGACTTTGCTCACTCATTATCCAATAGACCTCCCTCCCCTTCAACTTAGCTTAGCCTGATATCTGCCTACAAGTTTTGCATTCAGCAAAGACTCTTTAAATGACGTTATTGTTACAAGACGCTGTAATTTTTTAATTTAAATTAATAGAATTCTTTCTCCTTTACTATCGCGATTGGAAGTCGCTGCTAGGAATTAGCCACTTCCCCACTTGACAGCCCTGTATTATACCGCTTGCTTAAATATAGCGGTTCTCACTCCCATTCATCCGCCACAGGAGGGGATCAATAGATGATTGCGTATTGCTTCTCTACAGCGTTTCAAAAGATGTGGCGCACCAAATTGAGAATCGCGATACTGCTAAGAATGAGTCTGAGAGGGAATGAAGCGCTATAGATAACGCTTAATCGGGTGGCCGGCAGCAATGAAAAACCGGCAGGCCAATCAGGAAGTTGTCCTAATTGAGAAGAAACCCGCCGGCTCAGTAAAAGTCACATCCCGATTTGAGTTACACACCACACTCCGCACAGCTTTCTGGTTACTGCTGTTAATCTTGATGGCACTTATATTGTTTGAATACAACACGTTTAGGCGAGGTTCAGGATCGCTGAGATTGAACCGGCCTATTTGTTTGTCGGCTCAATGCTGACAATCCCCGACCACTGCACCTTTTTCAAGTTGTCCCGCCGATAGGAAAAAAAGTATTCGGGGAATTGGTAAGTGCAATAAGGTGCGATCGCCACTTGCTCAGCGGTAATTCCCAACTGCTCCAGTTGCAGTGAAATCGTCCGCCGCACATCCAAGCGCACCCGTCCTGGCTCAGGATCTTCTAAAATCGGCGGATTTGGCAGCCGGTGTAGGGTAGACAGCACGGAGCTTACACCCTCACTTGGGACAACTGTGGCTCCCACCTCAGTCGCTACCTCCTCAGAAACTTGGTAAACCTCACCGGCGATCGCAGGACCCATCGCCACACGCAACTGATGCAATTGGCTGCCTTCCTCCTGAAGTCTGGCAATCGCTTGCGGCACAATTTTAGCCGCCGTCCCGCGCCAGCCGGCATGAACAGCCGCCACTTGACCTGTTTGCGAGTCAGCAATCAGCAGCGGCGTGCAATCCGCACTACAAACCCACACCGCCTGCTGCGAGTTTTGCGTCGCTAATCCATCCGCCTCGAAAAAATTCTGGGGTTCAGTTTCCGCTTGCGTTGCAGCGCTTTCCCCCTCAAGAGATTCTACTCTAACAACAGACACCGGCATCACTTCACCCGTTTTCAAAATAGTGTTGCCATGTACCTGTTTCACCCGGTAAACCTCAGCGGATGGCCGCAGCGCTGCCACCAGTTCCTCTGGCGATTGTGGCCAAAACTGGTGGGTAAAAAAACCGTGTGGCCATTGCTCCAAAAGGCTACAGGTTAGATAAGACCGTCCGTTCCAAGTGCGCCAATTCCAACTATACATAAGAATTTTTAGCGATTTAGATTTTAGATTTTAAACTTATCTCAAAATCCAAAATTGATCCGCCAGCTAATCGATTTTTGTGCTAACTTAGCCCTCAGTCTATCAACTTGACAGCTACTGTGGGATTTAGTCAAGAGCGCTTGGAGACAGCCCTCGAGTCAACTTTAAGACTTGGATGTGAGCAGACACCGTTTACCGTCCATATTTTTAACCAGCTGGTCTCAACAAACCAGACGCTCTGGGAGTTAATTGATCAGGGTGCCGGTGCGGGAACTGTTGCAATTGCTAGTCAGCAAACCGCTGGACGCGGTCAATGGGGCCGGCAGTGGCAGTCTCAACCGGGGGGATTGTATCTATCTCTGGCGATTGAGCCAAGGTTGCCGGCTTCCCATAGCGCTCAGCTAACCCTATGCAGTGCTTGGGGCATTGCAGCCGCTTTAAGAGAATGGGGCATTCCCGTCTCGCTCAAATGGCCCAATGACTTAATCCTGGCGGAACGCAAATTAGGGGGCATCCTGACCGAAACTCGCGTGCATCAGGGGAAAATTGCGAAAGCGGTTGTGGGTGTGGGGATTAACTGGGCCAACGAAGTTCCTGAAACCGGCATTAATCTACAATCTTTCTGTACTGAGAAAGTGTTCCCTTCCATTGCATCGCTGGAAATGCTGGCCGCTATCACCCTGCGAGGGTTGGCGTCCGGATACCAGTTTTTAGCCGAGAAGGGGATAGCAGAGTTGGTGCCGGCTTACTGTGCACTTTTGACAAGCCTGGGCGAGCCGGTTGTCGTAGAGGGGCGTCAGGGAGTTGTCGTGGGGGTCTCTTCTCAGGGTGAACTACAAGTCCGCTTCCATGCCGATCCAGTCGGCTCAGAAATTTGTCTCCAGCCTGGAACAATCGCTTTGGGCTACAAATTAAGTGTATAACTCCCTTATCAGGATAAAATTATCGATGCCCCTCTTCCTGCTTCCGACAGATATTCTTTTACAGGGAAGGAAGAAGTATCAGGGTGGGCCGCATTAAGGGTGTCATGGCCAATCACTAAGGCACCAAAAACACCAAAAAGCGATCTACTCACACCAGTTATCAGTGAATTATCTATCTATCAGCAATTTGTCCGCTTGTCTAAGTGACAGATGAGTTAGGGCAAATAAAACCAGTTCATTACACAAACAGTGTTTCTCAGATTCGTGTGGGGATGTTATGCAGCAACGTTCAGCAAAGCCGGGTTCTAATCATACCCCGCTAGTACGGGTAATGAGTTGGATTAGCAGTATTGGAATGCTCAGCAGCGGCATGGTGTGGGCGCAAGGCCAGACAGTACCGGATGCGGCAATTGATAAAACTGCTTATGAAACGCCCGTCAGTTTGGAAATCGCGCCGGTGGAGCCGGCACCTGTGGCGCTTGAAACCGCTCCCTCTATAGAAGTTCCTGAAACAATTCCTCAGTGGGTGCAACCGGCTCCAGCCGCCCCAGAACCCGTTCCTGTAGAGGCGATGGCACCCGAACCGGCACCCCTTGCTGCCGATCCCGTGCCACCGCCTGCTGCCCCGGAACCAGCACCCCTGGCGGTGGAAATAGAACCCCCTCCAGTGCCGGTGGAGGCGCAAACGCCAACGGCTTCAGAGCTGTTAATGCCAAAAGAACAGCCTCAGGTGGCAACGGAACCCATCCCTTTGCCAAATTCAATTGCCCTGCCAGAAACTTCGCCCGCTTCTGCGCCTACAAAAACTCAAGCTCCTATTGATTACAGTAATGTTTATATTGACCCCACCAGCTACAGCCTTGGGGCAACAAAAACTTACGAAGAACCCAATTCAGTGGTTTTGTCTGAACGCTCGACCGGCTGTGAAGCGGTTTTAGGGAAAGGGCAAGGGGTGTCGGGCAACTTGTGTGACAACGCCACTCAAGCACAGTCTCCACCGACAACTGATTCTTTGATTCTTCCACCGCCACCGCCTCCCGTTGCAGATTTGCCGGCTGCCATAAATGGGGGGACTTTACCGAGTCTGGAGGCGCAGCCTTACGTTCCCCCGCAGCCGGTGCAGCCTTACGCGCAGACTGTCCCGGTGCCAGAGTATATTCAGCCTGTGGCGACGCAGCCTTATGCTCCCTCACAGCCGGCGCAACGCTATGCTCAACCTGTGCCGGCGCAACGCTATGCTCAACCTGTGCCGGCGCAACGCTATGCAGAGATTGAACAAGCGCCAGTGGAAGAGCTTCAGCCGGTCTCGGTTGGAGTCTTTGAGGTTACGTCCAGTGGCGTTAGTGTTGGCAATGTCGCGCCTCCCAGCGCGGGTGGGTACTACTACAATCCCTCATCGCCGCGCCTTCTCGGCTTACCGGGTAATGGCAATACCAGCCTGCTCTTCCCGCTGAGTATGCCGGCTCCAATTACTTCAGCGTTTGGATGGCGAATTCATCCGATTTCTGGCGGGAGTAGTTTCCACGCCGGCACGGATATCGGAGCCCCAATGGGAGCGCCGGTTTTAGCGGCGCTGACAGGTAAAGTAGAAATCGCAGACTATCTGGGCGGCTACGGTTTAGCGGTGATCTTAAAACACAATCAGGGCACAGAAGAAACCCTCTACGGCCACCTCTCACAAATTTTAGTCAAACCAGGAGATGTGGTGGAGCAGGGATCGGTGATCGGCCAAGTCGGCAGCACCGGCAACTCGACCGGCCCGCACCTCCACTTTGAATTCCGCCAGCTAACGGCAAAGGGTTGGGAGACCCTTGACCCCGGCGCTCAGCTAGAGTACGCCTTGGCTCGGCTCGTTAAAGCCGTAGAAACGGCTCAATCCGCTCCCAAGCCAACGGCGCAAGTAGCTCCCAAACCAACGGCTCCATCCGCTCCTCAACCGGGAGCTAGCTAAAGGTTAAGAGAGAATTCTCGCTCCCAGGTTCAGCCTGGGAGGCTTTTCTAAAATCACGTCCTGAACTACAAGTTAGGTTATTTGTCAACTTGCAAAGCAAAGGAGCGGGGTCAATTAAAGAAATCCATGCTCAGCTAAAAATGCCGGTGAGATTTCATCCCAGCCATTATCTGTAGCGGGTGACTCTAGCGCCGGCATTTCGGCTGAAGATTGATTTGAGCCAGAACCAAGAAACTTTTCCACGTATTTGCCTAAAATATCCCCCTCTAAATTCACCAAGCTACCGGGTTTGAGGTATTGCAGGTTGGTTTCGGCAAAGCTGTGGGGAATGACGGCAACTTTAAACCAGCTGCCGGCACGGTCACAATCTGCCACGGTTAAGCTGACACCATTAACGGCGATACTCCCTTTCGGGACAATGTAACGAGCAATTTGTCCTGCCGGCACGGTAAAACTCATTTCCCAAGAAGTCGCAGTTTGCACCGACTCTTGCAGACAGCCGGTGCCATCCACATGGCCGGTGACGAAATGGCCCCCTAGCTTGCTTCCTACCCGCAGTGACGTTTCTAAATTAACAAAAGCGTTACTGAGCTGCTGATGTCCTAGCGTGGTGCGGCGAAGGGTTTCAGGCGACGCCATCGCCACAAAACCTCGCTGTAAAATTTCCACCACTGTCAAACAAACGCCATCAACAGCAACGCTGTCTCCAAGGGCCAAATCTTGCAAAATTACGCTGGAACCAGCAGAGGCGCATAAAACTTGCAATTGCTGGGAACCCAGGTAATTAATCGTGCCTAATGCTTGAATGAGTCCTGTAAACACGGTTTTTAAGAAAATTTGAGTTTAACGTGCGTTTTTAACCGAATGATAAAATGCCGGCAGCGATCCCGCCTCCTTCCAGTGTCAACTTTTTTGGCAAATTCTGGGAGCAGTGATTGTCGATTGGGGTAAAGATCAGGGCATACTGGAAAGCAGGGAGTCTATCGAGCGGCTAAGCGGCTAATGCCGGTGCCCATCTTTTTGATGGAGTTACCCCTTTATTCTTGTTTAACTATATCGACCTTAAATCAGTTACTTTTTATTATTGATTGGATGTTCAAGCGGTTGATTTTGTGGCATAAAAAGCCCGTTGATTTACGCCTAGCTCGTTCCTATCCTTTGCCGACAGTGTTCTAAGAGGCTGAGCAGATGATTGAGATGAAAGTCGCTGGAATTGCACTGGATGCAGCAACCCGCAGCCCAATAGTGCTGCTGAGAGATGCTGCGGAGCGACGTGCGCTTCCGATTTATATTGGTCAAGACCAGGCAAAGGCAATTATCAGTGCGCTGGAAAACCAAACGCCTCCCCGGCCCCTAACCCATGACCTGATGGCCAATATTCTAGAAGAATGGAATTTGACATTAGAGCGGGTGATCATCCATTCGCTACAGGACAATACATTCTATGCAGTGCTGACGGTTCGCCACGGGGAAGTCAAAAAAGAAATTGATGCACGTCCTAGTGATGCGATCGCTCTGGCTTTGCGGACTAATACCCCGATTTGGGTGATGGAAGAAGTAATTGCTGACGCCTCTATTCCCGTTGATCGAGACGCAGACGAAGCAGAACGGCAAGCTTTCCGAGCGTTTATTTCTAACTTAAGTCCAGAAGATTTTATCCAACGCGGGCCTTTTAGCAGTGGCGAAACCTCCTAGGGGCATAGCATCAGCGCACAAAGTCTCTGGGCTGAAGGCAAATACTTATCCGCTCATGCTTCGCCCTCCGGGCTGCGTTTAACTCAGCACTCAGCACTCAAGACTCAGCACTGACGATGCACTATCACCGGCTTGGTAAAACAAATCTGTACCTGTCAGTGTTTTCTTTAGGAACCATGCGCTATTTGGCTTCCCCAGAAAACGCTGTAGCGACAGTGCGACAAGCGGTTGCCTTGGGAATTAATCACTTAGAAACCGCCAGGGGATATGGCAAAAGTGAGGAGTATCTGGGGGCGGCATTAGCGGAGATGCCGGCAAAACGTGAGCATTTGTATATCACCACTAAAATCCCTCCCACCCAGGATGCCGGTGAGATGTGCCGGTGTATTGATGAATCCTTAGACCGGCTGGGTGTAGAGTGGGTGGATTGTTTGGCGATTCATGGGATCAATACGCCCCAGCATTTGGAGTGGGTGCTAGCTGCCGCCGGCTGTATGCAAGCAGTGCAGCAGGCAGTTGCAGCCGGCAAAGTGCGACACGTTGGCTTTTCGACGCATGGCCCACTTGAAGTAATTTTAGCTGCCATTAATTCAGATTTATTTGAATTCGTCAATCTGCATTATTACTATTTTTTCCAGCGCAACGCACCCGCAGTGGAATTGGCTTATCAAAAAGACATGGGTGTGTTGATTATTTCGCCGGCAGATAAGGGCGGCCAACTTTATACGCCCCCGGCAGCCTTAGAGCAGTTGTGCCATCCCTTTTCGCCGTTAGAGTTAAATTATCGATTTTTATTGAGCGATCCCCGCGTCACCACTCTCAGTCTAGGTGCCGCCAATCCAGAGGAATTGGAATGGCCACTGAGCGTTGCTGACCGAGATGAACCCTTAATGCCGGCGGAAATAGAAGTATTTAAGCGTCTGGAAAGTCACGCGGTAACTGCTTTGGGTATAGACAAGTGTAGTCAGTGCTATGCCTGCTTACCTTGTCCGGAAAATATTAATATTCCAGAAGTGTTGAGACTGCGGAATTTGGCAGTTGCATACAAGATGAGCGAGTATGGGAAGTATCGCTACGGAATGTTTGAAAATGCCGGCCACTGGTTTCCCGGTATGAAGGGCAGCCGGTGTACTGAGTGTGGCGACTGTTTGCCGCGCTGTCCAGAAGAGCTAGACATTCCAGCCTTGCTGCAAGATACTCATCAGCGCCTTAAAGGGCCGGAGGGCCGCCGGCTTTGGGGTTAGGGAGATTTAGTTTAATCAAATTTTGTTCGGGTTAGGCTGTTTGACCTTGGAATTGTTGGAAGTTTTTTTTAACCACAGATAAACATAGATGGGTTAAAGACTGGGGGTTATAAAAATTGGTATTTGGGGATTTTCACAAGCAGTTTACTCGTCATAGTCTGTGGAGATTCTTGGGAAACTACGGATTTTTGATTTTTATGAAAATTGTTAAGCCCAAATCGCAACCCGCAAATGGGTTATTGTCGTTACTGATCTTGTGTATGAGTGCAAGCGTTACGCCGGCAGCACTCACTCAAACAGCCGTCACCGAGGGTGAAGAGATACCTCTGGCACAAATTATCCAAAAACAATGTGCTGCACCGCTACCGGCGACTGAACCTCTGGATTTAAATCTTTTAGATGCCGCAGCTAATCCACCCGCGCCCATCATCACCCGCAATACCATTTCTCAAGAAGGGATCACAAACCCTAGCTTGTGGTGGGCGGCAGAACAATTTGGGGGCAAGTTGCTGGATAATTGGCTGGCGTATCCTAGTGCCGGTGGCAGTGGAGGACGAGTGGATCTCGTTGTTAACCGCCAATTCTGGAGTTTACTCAACTATTTGGAACGCTACCAATTTCTCAACGAGTTTGGCCTTGTTGCTCAAGATCATCGCTACAATATCCGCGTCTTTAACCCACAAGGCGCATTTTTAGCCGCTTACACCTGTATCGGCGATCCGGCTTCGTCGGTTTGCCGGATCTGTCTCGATTCTACCGTCAGGGCAGGGGGAAATTAAATTAGAGAAGGAAATAGGAGAAGCAGAAGTGAGGTGAAAAAGCCTCACTTGCCCTACTCTTTAGTATTGTTTCTATGTATAGAAAGCTCAACTAAGGAAATAGGAAAAGCAGAGGTGAGGTGAAAAAGCCTCACTTGCTCTACTCTTTAGTCTTGCTCCTATGTATAGAAAGCTCAGCTTTTGATGCCATACGTTTTATTTCGCTGTAGGGAATCTAAGCATTGCTTGTATATATACAAGATAAATTTGAGAGAGAAATGCGCTATCCTTTACCCGGATCTAGTGGAATAAAGTATTAAGCGCTTGTTGCCCCAGGACCCCGTCGCATCTCTAACCACAAGGAGTTGTACTGCTCAAGGGCAGTAGCCGGCAAAGGGTTCAGAAATTCACTCTTGCTGATAATTTCAGGATCAGGCAGTAGCAAGGTTGCTTTCTGTAACTCTTTAGACAACTCGGTTCGTTTTGTCTGTGCAAGCACTGGTGAGGCGGCTTTACTCTGGGAAGATAGCAAACTGGCTATATCGGGCTGCCAGCAAAAGTCGATCCACTTGTAAGCAAGTTCGCTGCTGCTATTGCCACTGACTTGTGCCGGCTTCACCCACAAATCCGCCCATAGAGAAGTCCCAGACTTGGGTACAACTGCTGCAATTTCTTGATATTGGGCGATTGCCGGCAATATATCGTTCGACCAACCTACGGCAACCAAAGTATCCCCTAAAATCAGGGGTTGCAAATAGGCATTAGAACTGTAAAGCTTGGCTTGCCGATGTAATCGGCTCAATTCCTCTTTCAGATTTGTAACTTTCCTGAGATCTTCTTGGGTGTTGTAAGATTTGCCAAGTTTTTTTAACGTTAAGCCGATGACTTCACGAGGCTGATCGAGCAGAGAAATCCGTTCTCGCAGATCCTCTCGCCAGAGATCACTCCAATCTTGGGGAGGTTTTAAGCCTAAGGATTTAAATTTTTTGCGGTTATAGGCGATTAAAACTGTACCCCACCGATAGGGGGCCGCCCAAACTTTGCCGGCTGGATCAATTTGCCCCTCTGCATTACGGCGCACAAGTGTTTGCCACGCCTGGGGCAGATTCTTCCAGTTTTTCAGCTGTGCTGGATCGAGGGGTTGAATTAATTTCTGCTGGATCGCCTTTGCCAACCAGTAATCCCCCAAAGTCACCAGATCGGGAATTTGGGGGGCTTTGGAAGCCATAAAAGGAATTGGCAGCGGGAAGCTAGAGGGCTTTTGCTCATTGGCTACCGGCAGCCGGTGCGGGAGTTGCAGCTGCTCAAATAACACTCTCATCTGGGACTGTGGCTTAAAGTCCAAAGCAAAACCTTGCCCGATTTCCTTGCGAAATAAGCTCAACACAAGGGCCGGCAGAGAATTTTTTAGCAATTGCACTCTCAAGGTTTGCCGGCTCTGATCACCACATCCCGCTAGCAGATTGGTGAGCGTTAAGGTGCCGGCACCCGCGA is a genomic window containing:
- the pgeF gene encoding peptidoglycan editing factor PgeF; protein product: MYSWNWRTWNGRSYLTCSLLEQWPHGFFTHQFWPQSPEELVAALRPSAEVYRVKQVHGNTILKTGEVMPVSVVRVESLEGESAATQAETEPQNFFEADGLATQNSQQAVWVCSADCTPLLIADSQTGQVAAVHAGWRGTAAKIVPQAIARLQEEGSQLHQLRVAMGPAIAGEVYQVSEEVATEVGATVVPSEGVSSVLSTLHRLPNPPILEDPEPGRVRLDVRRTISLQLEQLGITAEQVAIAPYCTYQFPEYFFSYRRDNLKKVQWSGIVSIEPTNK
- a CDS encoding CPP1-like family protein, whose protein sequence is MSEQSHYETLGVTENATFDEIQEARNQLVQQCGGDRKRVEMIEAAYDAILMDRLRQRQEGKIKVPEGIRFPEKLAQAPPKPAPAPAKQGPAWLQKFIDTPSRKDILWPAGLFAALSVLSVTAAASASLLQLALALGVGATLYFLNRKENRFGRAVLLTITGLVFGLVLGGLLSQIGAIGLTEEKFITLVTFIVLWLVSSFLR
- a CDS encoding M23 family metallopeptidase, whose amino-acid sequence is MQQRSAKPGSNHTPLVRVMSWISSIGMLSSGMVWAQGQTVPDAAIDKTAYETPVSLEIAPVEPAPVALETAPSIEVPETIPQWVQPAPAAPEPVPVEAMAPEPAPLAADPVPPPAAPEPAPLAVEIEPPPVPVEAQTPTASELLMPKEQPQVATEPIPLPNSIALPETSPASAPTKTQAPIDYSNVYIDPTSYSLGATKTYEEPNSVVLSERSTGCEAVLGKGQGVSGNLCDNATQAQSPPTTDSLILPPPPPPVADLPAAINGGTLPSLEAQPYVPPQPVQPYAQTVPVPEYIQPVATQPYAPSQPAQRYAQPVPAQRYAQPVPAQRYAEIEQAPVEELQPVSVGVFEVTSSGVSVGNVAPPSAGGYYYNPSSPRLLGLPGNGNTSLLFPLSMPAPITSAFGWRIHPISGGSSFHAGTDIGAPMGAPVLAALTGKVEIADYLGGYGLAVILKHNQGTEETLYGHLSQILVKPGDVVEQGSVIGQVGSTGNSTGPHLHFEFRQLTAKGWETLDPGAQLEYALARLVKAVETAQSAPKPTAQVAPKPTAPSAPQPGAS
- a CDS encoding aldo/keto reductase, producing MHYHRLGKTNLYLSVFSLGTMRYLASPENAVATVRQAVALGINHLETARGYGKSEEYLGAALAEMPAKREHLYITTKIPPTQDAGEMCRCIDESLDRLGVEWVDCLAIHGINTPQHLEWVLAAAGCMQAVQQAVAAGKVRHVGFSTHGPLEVILAAINSDLFEFVNLHYYYFFQRNAPAVELAYQKDMGVLIISPADKGGQLYTPPAALEQLCHPFSPLELNYRFLLSDPRVTTLSLGAANPEELEWPLSVADRDEPLMPAEIEVFKRLESHAVTALGIDKCSQCYACLPCPENINIPEVLRLRNLAVAYKMSEYGKYRYGMFENAGHWFPGMKGSRCTECGDCLPRCPEELDIPALLQDTHQRLKGPEGRRLWG
- a CDS encoding riboflavin synthase; translated protein: MFTGLIQALGTINYLGSQQLQVLCASAGSSVILQDLALGDSVAVDGVCLTVVEILQRGFVAMASPETLRRTTLGHQQLSNAFVNLETSLRVGSKLGGHFVTGHVDGTGCLQESVQTATSWEMSFTVPAGQIARYIVPKGSIAVNGVSLTVADCDRAGSWFKVAVIPHSFAETNLQYLKPGSLVNLEGDILGKYVEKFLGSGSNQSSAEMPALESPATDNGWDEISPAFLAEHGFL
- a CDS encoding bifunctional nuclease family protein; this translates as MIEMKVAGIALDAATRSPIVLLRDAAERRALPIYIGQDQAKAIISALENQTPPRPLTHDLMANILEEWNLTLERVIIHSLQDNTFYAVLTVRHGEVKKEIDARPSDAIALALRTNTPIWVMEEVIADASIPVDRDADEAERQAFRAFISNLSPEDFIQRGPFSSGETS
- a CDS encoding extracellular solute-binding protein — protein: MNRRFFIAGAGTLTLTNLLAGCGDQSRQTLRVQLLKNSLPALVLSLFRKEIGQGFALDFKPQSQMRVLFEQLQLPHRLPVANEQKPSSFPLPIPFMASKAPQIPDLVTLGDYWLAKAIQQKLIQPLDPAQLKNWKNLPQAWQTLVRRNAEGQIDPAGKVWAAPYRWGTVLIAYNRKKFKSLGLKPPQDWSDLWREDLRERISLLDQPREVIGLTLKKLGKSYNTQEDLRKVTNLKEELSRLHRQAKLYSSNAYLQPLILGDTLVAVGWSNDILPAIAQYQEIAAVVPKSGTSLWADLWVKPAQVSGNSSSELAYKWIDFCWQPDIASLLSSQSKAASPVLAQTKRTELSKELQKATLLLPDPEIISKSEFLNPLPATALEQYNSLWLEMRRGPGATSA
- a CDS encoding biotin--[acetyl-CoA-carboxylase] ligase, encoding MTATVGFSQERLETALESTLRLGCEQTPFTVHIFNQLVSTNQTLWELIDQGAGAGTVAIASQQTAGRGQWGRQWQSQPGGLYLSLAIEPRLPASHSAQLTLCSAWGIAAALREWGIPVSLKWPNDLILAERKLGGILTETRVHQGKIAKAVVGVGINWANEVPETGINLQSFCTEKVFPSIASLEMLAAITLRGLASGYQFLAEKGIAELVPAYCALLTSLGEPVVVEGRQGVVVGVSSQGELQVRFHADPVGSEICLQPGTIALGYKLSV